The following proteins are encoded in a genomic region of Desmodus rotundus isolate HL8 unplaced genomic scaffold, HLdesRot8A.1 manual_scaffold_100, whole genome shotgun sequence:
- the LOC112309615 gene encoding protein mono-ADP-ribosyltransferase PARP3 has translation MAPKRKPAVQDEKKGWQGAEEDSFRSTAEALRAAPTEKHIVRVDLECPLSRNPGTQVHGDYDCTLNQTNIGNNNNKFYLIQLLEDGDRFACWNRWGRVGEVGQSKLSYFDSLDDAKKDFEKKFRDKTKNHWAERDRFVAHPGKYTLIEVQGEDEAQEAVVKVDGGPVRTVAQQVRPCSLDAATQKLITNIFSKDMFSDAMALMNLDVKMIPLGNLSKRQIARGFEALEALEAALRAPTSGDHSLEELSSHFYTVIPHNFGHSWPPPIDSLELLQAKKDMLLVLATNELARSLQAASKEEKRVEEVPHPLDRDYQLLKCQLQLLDPEAPEYKVIHTYLMQTSNDSCPALQHVWKVNQEGEGDQFQAHCKLENLILLWRGTNGAVVAAILALGLRIMPHSGGRVGKGIYFASENSKSVGYDPTQDTELELDGQRVVVPQGQPMPCPKFSGSSFSQSEYLIYQESQCRLRYLLEVRL, from the exons ATGGCTCCCAAGCGCAAGCCCGCTGTGCAGGATGAGAAAAAAGGAtggcagggggcagaggaggacagCTTCCGCTCTACTGCTGAGGCTCTCAGGGCCGCACCCACAGAAAAGCACATAGTCCGGGTGGACCTCGAGTGTCCCCTCAGCCGCAATCCCGGCACCCAG GTGCACGGGGACTATGACTGCACCCTGAACCAGACCAACATcgggaacaacaacaacaagttCTACCTCATCCAGCTGCTGGAGGACGGTGACCGCTTCGCCTGCTGGAACCGCTGGGGCCGCGTG GGAGAGGTGGGCCAGTCAAAGCTCAGCTACTTCGATTCACTGGACGATGCAAAGAAGGACTTTGAGAAGAAGTTTCGGGACAAGACCAAGAATCACTGGGCGGAGCGGGACCGCTTTGTGGCTCATCCCGGAAAGTACACGCTGATCGAGGTGCAGGGCGAGGACGAGGCCCAGGAAGCTGTGGTGAAG GTTGATGGAGGCCCAGTGAGGACTGTGGCTCAGCAGGTGCGGCCCTGCTCCTTGGATGCAGCCACACAGAAGCTCATTACCAACATCTTCAGCAAGGACATGTTCAGTGACGCTATGGCCCTCATGAACCTGG ATGTGAAAATGATACCACTGGGAAATTTGAGCAAGCGGCAGATCGCACGGGGCTTCGAGGCCTTGGAGGCCCTGGAGGCGGCCCTGAGAGCCCCCACCTCTGGGGACCACAGCCTGGAAGAGCTGTCCTCCCACTTCTACACGGTCATTCCCCACAACTTTGGCCACAGCTGGCCCCCGCCCATCGACTCCCTGGAGCTTCTGCAGGCCAAGAAGGACATGCTGCTG GTGCTGGCTACCAACGAGCTGGCCCGGAGCCTGCAGGCAGCTTCCAAGGAGGAGAAGAGGGTGGAGGAGGTGCCACACCCACTGGACCGAGATTACCAGCTGCTCAAGTGCCAGCTCCAGCTGCTGGACCCTGAGGCGCCCGAGTACAAG GTGATCCACACCTACTTAATGCAGACCAGCAATGACAGCTGCCCGGCCCTGCAGCATGTTTGGAAAGTGAACCAAGAAGGGGAG gGAGATCAGTTCCAGGCTCACTGCAAGCTGGAAAATCTAATTCTGCTGTGGCGTGGCACCAACGGGGCGGTAGTGGCCGCCATCCTGGCCCTCGGGCTCCGCATCATGCCGCATTCCGGTGGCCGCGTGGGCAAGGGCATCTACTTTGCCTCAGAGAACAGCAAGTCAGTGGGCTATG ATCCAACCCAGGACACCGAGCTGGAGCTGGATGGCCAGCGAGTGGTGgtgccccagggccagcccatgCCCTGCCCCAAATTCAGCGGTTCCTCGTTCTCCCAGAGCGAGTACCTCATCTACCAGGAGAGCCAGTGCCGCCTGCGCTACCTGCTGGAGGTGCGCCTCTGA